The window GAGAGCTATCGCGATGACAAAATAAGGGAATGTATTTGAGTTCTATGACCGTTTCTTTTTGATGTAGAAAGAAATTCAAGCAAGCGAAGTCTATCATTCCTAATGATTGATCTACTTTTGTCGCgatgaaattaaagaaacgaAAAGTGTGATCCCATCTGTCTATTTTGCTTTAACAGATTCAAAAGAGAATACGACCTGACAATTGAAAACATTAACATTTTCTTTAGGTGATTAATCCAGATTTTTAGAAGTTCTTTAATCGGTCGATATGTGTAGACAGGACGCAGGAAATTCGATCGGCTATATTTTGTAGAGGCGAGGGAGGCTAAGCGCTGAACGTaacagtgaaaataaaaaataataataaaaataataataataataataataataataataataataaaaaagaaagtgagCAAAATTCTCTCTCGGATTGAAATTGTTCGTTTACtcattatttttttgaaatgaagaCTCCGAGaagattatttttatttgtgcgAAGTCGCTTTGTAAAATAAGCCATCTTAAAACAAGAGATTTTTCGCTTCACAAGTTTTTTCATGGTTACTTTTCAACCCCCAAGCCTCGATGTCGTTGTCGTGCGAGGCTCCTTGTGCCGGCTCGCTACACAGCCGGGCTAATTGACAACCGGACAATCTTGTAATCACTGTACATGTTGTTCCTTTCATAGGAGATGTGCAGTGTGCAGAAAAAAGAGGAGTCTACGCACAAAcagtttttttgagaaatatccCAAAATACCCCTTGGCGATTTAATCTTGCTTATTTACTTTTGGTCACAAGATGAACAACGCAGAAGGGCAGCCAGGATGATGTCTTTGAGCGAAAACCTGGTTTGCAGGGTTTTTAGGAGTTTGGAAGACATCTGTTCAGCTGACATTGAAGGAAACCCTTTCATTCCGTTCCCGGCACAGCTGTCGTCAAATGCGACGAAAGCAAATTCAACCACAAGGCCAAGCCGGTAAGATACTTTTTGATTGCTGAAACAATTTGCTGCTGCCCTATAGTACGCTCGTAAAATTTAGTCTCGATGCAAGTTGTTAGTTGGGCGACGATAAGATAACTCCAATGAGATTTCTGAGAAGAGTAATCAACAGTTGTTAGTACTGCGTTTATCAAAACTGTACGAAATGTCTCGCATTTTGTATTGCTGTCTGAAATAAAAAGTCTGAAAAAGTTCTCATTGATTGCGTATCTAATGCCAAAAGATATCTACAGTTTAGATCCCTTTTTCACagaagttatttatttattttgcatatgttttaatttttattgacaAGTACAATAGAGGACGTCGAGGTCCCGATTCGTGGGTGTTTGGTGTGCTGTCCACTGCTACGCGGCCAGCCAAGGGGTACTACCAAGTAGTAGAGAAAAGAGACAGAGCCACCCTCTTGCCGATCTTAGCCAAATGCCCAAACCCGGAAGCGAAGTTTTCACCGATGACTGGGGGGCTTATCAGGGCTTGGAACGCCATCTTCCGAACCACGTGTCTCTCCATCGGGTGGTAGTTCACGCCGATAACTTTGTAGATGCTACAAGCGGTGTCCACACTCAAGAGGCCGAATCTGCGTGGAACAATTTGAAGCTCGTAATCAAGACCCGACGTGGAGTGGAGGCTAAAGACCTTTAAGCCTACTTAAATGATAGGATGTGGAGGCAGTGGAGAGGAGGAGacagagtttttgcaaactTTCTACCAGTTATAGCGTCGCAATTTAATGATTACATTGTATAAGTCTTCACTTTAGGGTGTCAGgtttgattttctttataatggAGATGACGGGTTTGCTTTTGTATAATACGACTGTAACTGATGTGGGTCGACCTACTGAACATTGTTGTTGTAAACCGGCAATAAGGCGTTGTTTAATGTGAGGTGAACGCGAAAGTGTTGTCGTGCGAGAGTCTGCGGTCGGTAATGATGGGAGAGAAGAAAGAATTCTTTTCGTGCGGAGGATAGCTAGGCGGTCGGGAAATAAGACAAAAGTTCGAACAATTTATGGTTTGTTATCGTTTTCTCTCATTGTAGTTATAGTTACTGTTGTTGCACAGCAGATTATACTTTGCTTTTATTAATTCACCCAGAATACCACCTTACGTGGAGGAAAAGCGTTCCGGTGAAAAGTAAATGAGACATTTAAACTAGTGTTCACGTGCATgtaaatttcaaacaagaaaacatatgacaattcttcatttttttgaagaaacttttcaaaagaaactcCGTCCGCATCCTTGCTCGAGAAAACAACCGCTGTAAAATAGGTGTTTAGCAAGGAGGCAGGACattcaaagaataaaaatgaaatgaagaaaattaattGGCCTCTTTCTAAATAATCAATGATAAGATTATATCGTATGTCAGTCCTTACATTTCCCTATTTAGCCTGCGGGTAgatttgcttttgtttccttCGCTTATAGAGCAAAGGTTTAAAAAGGCTTGAACTTTCTACATTAGGCAATTTAAAAATGGCTCAATTCAGTAGGGAATTTTAAAGCGATAATAAGAAAAGATAATGAATATATtcataaatacttttaaaaaatgtgaaacatcaaaataTAAACTAAAGAAATTGGTAATTTTTGGTGCTCAATGTTTGATTGGTGATTTTTGCTCTTGCGATGTCATAGTCCCTTTTCCTAATGTGGCCCTTTCCTGTATCCCTGTATCTGGATAGGTGGAACGTATTCGGTCGATGGATTGCTGGCAGTCGGTCACGCAATGCCAGTGATAATTTCATAGGGAGCCATTAGTCTAAACGCGATGGAGAATCGATAGACCACTCTCTTCCTCGGACGCTATTTCTGGCGTGCAAAATTTTCGCATTTTTTCCTCGTTACATTTAGAAGAGAAAGAACCTGTAACATTAACTTCCAATACTTACCCTCGCGCACGCGAATCGTAATATCACCAACTCACACCCTTCATTTCCTCAGCGTTCTCTTCACTCCTGCGACTAGGCAACGTGAGGATAGAGCCTGGGGGAGATGGTGTCATTCCGACGATCCAGACATGAAACAATCCATACTTTGTCTAGGGGTCTTGATATTTCATCTCCACGTAATTGAAAGAAGAACACCAGACATCGAAGATGGCGCCAAGAAAACAAATGGTAGCAACATCTACAACTGCGGTTCTTGCTCTGAAACGATCAAGGATGGCTAATGGAAATGCGTTGTCTGGTAAGTACTGTCTTCTGGTTGGTGCTACAGGACTGAAACCGCGCTTTGAAATCCTTGTAGTGCGCAACTGCTTGAAATCATCGATTACAAtaccggggggggggggcctttccccccccccccggtcacttgttttcaagtgacaGATTTGACTAAAGTAACTCTCTCCTCATTAAAATATCCTTTAAAGGTTATTAATGTGTGTGCGTTTAACCTGtttaaaacaaacttttgagaagaaattcacaaaattaatcGCGTGAAAGGTAAGCGCTGTTATAGGCCTGACAGAAACAAAGCAAAGCTTGCGTAAGCGGTATATTAAAATAAGTTTCGCGGGTGTCCTGCGAAAAAAATTCTCGTTACGCGCGTTGTTCAATTAACTACCACAAACTACATATTGTAGAAAGTGTATGAACTGTAAAAATTCGAAAAAGGTATCGTACTACTTTGACAGAACCTTCGTTAAGAAGATAGAAGCCGTTAACAGAAACACGACCAAGTATCATTCCGCTGAAATAACGCAAACTCGACGGTAAACCGGAACGCTCACGGCGAAGCAGTACGACATTCGTGGGGGAAATGTCGAAGTCACGTTTCGCCCTTGTTCGGTTCAGCGTGCcggggaaatgggaaaaaaaaaagtccagTGTTAAACGCATATTGTAGACCCGGGTGTAAAATGCAGGCTGCaagttataatttaactgttgaaagagTCCAAACCCAAATgaggtttttaaaaatttaatgattacaaatagtttttttttaaaaagcggATATTGATTTATGTAAAGCTGAACATAACAAGTTGTTATGTTTCCACGCTTTGCGCCGTCCGCCAAAATAAAGTAAATTCGCGCACTGATTTTAAGATTTTGCTGTTACTTTGGAGAAATGAGAGATTTTTGGCTGACCTTTTTGGAttattccgaaaaaaaaaaacataataattGACAAAAGTGTGCCCTCTGAAGGTGGTGTGTCCGTTATGATTGTACATTGCCTCTACTTTGATTTCTCAACCAAAGAGCTTGAATAGTTTAAAAACGAATCCTTTGGTAACCCTGACATAGTAACGCACTTCTATTGCATTCTGATAACAGTCGGCTGTTTTGTATGTTTCGCATTTCGTGCTATAAAAAAGCACATGAGTCTTTGCAGAGATCCTAATgtgatagttttttttatagCGGATTATTGTATTTATGTAAAGGTGACATTACCAAGTTGTTATGTTTTGTACGCTTGCGCCATGCTAAAAGGCCGcgttgaaaaatataaattgcATCTTGATACTATTAGGCCTTTAAGTGTAGGGAAAGGTAACAAGATTGTCTACATCTATCTTCTTcaactcaacaaaattaccatTAGTCATAGTGATACCTTTCCAACGTCATTTTAGACTGTCACCATTTAAAAGCTTTTGACGCAGTTTTTATCTCACAGCGCCAACAGAgtcttttctttttagttttttttttttgctgaaggCGCGCTCAGCACGAGTAAACCTGCTTAATATAGAAGTGCGACTCCAGGATCCTATTTGGCTAACCTGTcaatgtaaaacgcagactgcagaccaggggtaaaatgcagactgaggtttaTACCCCGTAATTTTGGAAAACGctcaaaccccttagaaatgctaaccttaggcctaattaggcctaaacaagaTTTAGatttaactgttagcatttatAATGGGTTTGGGTTCAGGGTTTTAAAAGTAAACTTATAACCTCAGTATCTGCATTTTACTCCGGGTcgtgcagtctgcgttttacactgaccgttaTGTTGTAACACTATGGTTTGTCCATAACAGAACAACCAATGGGGGAGAGTAACAATCATCCCAAAGCTGGGCCAATGAACAAGGGGCGTACTCGTTAGTGAGCTCGCTTTTTCGTGTGCGGCACGAAAAACGCCTTCTTAAGGAGCGGAAATAAGTGACCACGAAACCNNNNNNNNNNNNNNNNNNNNNNNNNNNNNNNNNNNNNNNNNNNNNNNNNNNNNNNNNNNNNNNNNNNNNNNNNNNNNNNNNNNNNNNNNNNNNNNNNNNNAAAACTCCAGAGACAACTTAGGGGCAGGGAATCTAAACTTGATAGTAAACAGTCCAAAATGGACAGAGGGAAATTACAGAGAATACACAAAAgaaccagagctagtttcaacAGGTTAGTATGTTATTGCAACTTGTAAATTGTAATGATCATGAAATATCAAAGGAACACTTAACCTACTTTCAAACAGCTTAGTATGTTTGTTGCAACTTGTAACTTTGTAaagatttaatttaattattaaattgttAATGACAAATACAGCACAGTCATGCCATATACTAAGCAGGCACCACAGAATCCACATAAAAAAGTGAAACCCAGGATCCTTTGAACATAACACTACTTCACTATTTAAATCTTAATTTCAGAGTCCCAACAGATCGAGAGTAAGGGCTGATAATGGATGAAGAGATGAAGTGCGTGGATGGGGGCTAGACGTACAATGAAGCAATGATGTTGAAGATGAACCAAAAGGTGTTGGAGTCACAGGAAGCCTCAGAGCAATAGACGATGAAGGCGATCCAAGCTGGACACCAGAAGAAGAAGCTGAAAAATGCATATGAGCAAGCAGGCGGATGATGACTGTGATCAGAAGCCACATCAAAAGTATAGTTGTTCAGTGAATGAATATGATGACTTACTTGATAAACTAGATTAGAGTGTGATTTGCATCTTTGGCAAGGTCTTTGTCTGAGGAAATAGTGAATGATGAGCATTCCTTGTCACTTCACTGTAATGATTTTCTATAATACATTATGTACAGTATTCCTTTCTCGGTTATTTATTCTAGCTGGAAGAATCACGGTGTGTGATTTTCTTTTGCACTCACAATTTGTTCTCCTTGTTTatcttaatttttattttgcattttttcaggTTCAACTTTGTGGGTGAAACTACCGAGAAGAACCAAAAGCAATAGTGTTCCTGTCAAAACTACTGATTCTGTTCCAATCCTGTAATTGTGCTTTGCCAGCAATCCACTTCTTTCCGTATCACAGTCTGGAACAATGTTAACCATCAAATCGACCTGCAGCAAATGCAATGATGTGTTCACATGGACCAGCCAGCCACATATCCTTGGTAAATTCCCTGCAGGGAATTTGTTGTTAAGCTTGCCATTTTGTGTTCTGGGGCTTCAATAAACAAGGTCTTACTTATGTTCCAGCACATGGGTATACTTGTTTATCATTATCCAACATACTACTACCATCAACGACATTTGCTAGTTCCTTCAATGTAAAGTACTGGCGAGGCTACCAGGCTGAATTACTCAGGAAATTGGCAGGAGAGGAAGTGGTACTTGCTGGAGATGGCAGGCACGACAGTATGGGCATTCGGCAAAATATGGCACATACACCATATTCTGTTGCACCATGGCTACATTATCCATATTGTGCTAGTTCAGGTAATAGTTTTGCCATATTAAAAGGAGCCTCGCACACTTGACATACATACAATCATGTAGATACAACCAAATCCCAGTGGTTTTATTACAAGGGGATGAATAACTGTGAACAGAGGGTACTCAAAAGTTATTTTCATCTGTGCATGATACATGTTCATACAAAATTTTAAGAATGTCTTGTTTTGATAATTAGTATGACATTCCCTCATAATTCTCTTCCTCATAATTTAATATGCCAGCCCTTGTGTAGTCTTACTATTATTATGGTGACTGATTTCCCTGTCATTCTATATTTAACTCATTGTCTTAACAAGGGTAGTTTGGAGTGGCATAGGGTACTCATTGATTTTGAAAGGCACTAAGGGCCCGATTACATGGCAAATTCAGCCCGGTTAACGGGTTGAAAttttgttgcgattacatgatgaacttcagcccgggctgaaatatTAGTCTTGGCACCAAATATGAAATTTCATGTGAAGAGTCTCGGGAGAATCAGGCAGCCATATTATTTCCTGCTTTTCAGCCTGTCTGAAATTCTTTCGATTACATGGAGTTTTTTTCAGCCCGGGGTTAATactcagcccgggctgaaaatcctAGCCTGGTTTGGTCAAACCGGGCTaggattttcagcccgggcAATTCAGGCTGAAAATCCTAGCCCGCTTCGACCAAATCGGGCTAGGATTTTCAGCCCTGGCTGAATTGCGCCCCGGGCTGAAAAAATCTCCATGTAATCGACAATTTGATTTTAAGAGGATTTGTTTTAGTAGCTGGGCTGAAATTCGCCATGTAATCGGGCCCTAAATGTAGTTAATCAAACTTCTACCCAAAAGTTATGCGAGTTGATGTTTGGGGGAGGGATGGGGACATCGGCTTCACTGCTTGCATAATAGCAGCTGTTCTATTGCTCTTCAGGCTAACCAAGCAGGAAGTAGTTCAGCCATGGAGTTCATAGGTCACCAAAAGGCATTTGCATTCCTACTTGGCACAGCTATGATAATTAAAGCATTCATCTCAGACAGGCACTTTCAAATTGCCAAGTGGATGAGGGTCGAGTGCCCCAAAAAATGCAAAGAACTGGGAAAGCCTCTGATAGACCATTTTTTTGACCTTTGGCATATAGGGAAAAGTAAGTTgctgaataaaaatgttcatCTTAGCATTTTAATCATTACATCAAATACAGCACAACAATATGGATCAAAcataaaaaaacatattttaacaCAATAATTACTTGAAAACATTTacacatgatgatgatgatgatgataataataaaaacttaATTACTTACCATGTAAGTGTCATTAATTACCAGCAGTTATAAACCACTAATTGGGTCTCTCTAATTCTAATTAAAAATAAGTTACAAATGAAAATTGGATATAAATTCACTGACAGGAAGAGAGGAAGTTAAAGAATATGGGTATAAAATTATTTGCCTGCATGTTTGTCCAAAATTATGTGGTGCTACAATCCGTGCTTGTTTGGTTTGCTCAACCATATGCAAACTCAAAATTTGTATTACTGGTGATTATAATACAACTAGCCTTGCTTGTACAATTGACATCAGAAACAGTCTTTGGACAATAAGATCAGATTACTGTGAAAAGACATTGCCATATACTCTTTCTTATTACTACAGAGATACAAAAACTGCTAACTAAGCTGAGTAAAGAGAAAGGCATGGAAGCAATTGGTCGATGGAGGAAAGCCTGTGTCCGGCACTTTTATTGGTCAGTGACATCTACAAAAGCAAAGCTTCAGTCAGTCATCCTTGCAAAGTTTAAATCCTTTCAGTACCACATACTGAACCAACACACCAATATACCTGAGAGGCTGTTCAATAAGTGTGCTCATGGTGCGGTAACCACTCAACGCTTGTGGCTTACAAAAAGTAAttgattgctttttttgtttacagAAATTAAGCACATACATGTTTATTTACCGGTTCATTTGGAATAGAAAGCCCATGGAATGCTGCATGTACCTGACTGGTCACTGATTGCTATTAGTCTGGAGTTGTTggcatgttttctttttcttttttttgggcGAAAGACCAAAGAGTGTTGAAAGCATTACTATAAATAACATATGCTATGTCTGAGTGAAATGTACTTTATATATCAGGTTCGGAGGTATACAACAGACTATGTGAGACACTAAACAACTCCTTCCTACTGCGGGGCATAAAGCAGGCATCCCCAATTCAGCAAACAAGCTGCCTGGAAGGTTACCACTCTGTAGTAAACCAATTTGCCCCAAAGATGTTCGCCTTTTCTTATCTTGGGATACTAAGCAGGTAATTTTACACCAATTGAATTCAATAAAGATAACAAAATCAAAGGGGTTTCTGGGCATAAAATTAAGCTCTGAATCTGTGGTTCAGAAGTACTGGTCTGATGATATCCTAATATTGCCATTTACTATTATTAACAAGTCTAGTGGAGGCTGCATGGCCAAATGGTTTAGGGTGCTGGTGTTATAATCCAGAGGTGCTGGGTTCAAGGCCTCTACCCTGCGACTAGCAGGAATTGTTTCTCAGTAGTCCCAATTTTATATCCTCAGTCACATTTTGAGaagagccaactggtttgcctcttgCCAGGATTTTTAACATGTTACATTTATTTGCCATGaaatatttgtttcctttcatttcaGTGGCATGCCTGTAAACTTGCTAAACTTAGTGCTTGTATAGCTAAGTGCAAGACCACTAAAAAtaacatttgcatttttctttttaccacaaaagtgatcagTTTCCAAGTGCATCGTCAGTAGCTGCTTCATTTCTTTGAAGTTTATTTTGTCTCTATTAATACTATTTTCAGAACTATTCTTGCGGCTCtgcatttcaactggaatttaaACAGGGACAGATTAAAGGATGCCCAGGGAAATGCTAAACTACGTGTTACTTATCCTAAGTTCAAAGAGGGAGAAGGAACAGTGAGGGAAGCGCGCGTCAAACAGAATTATGGTATGATCTTTGCATGTGTGAAACAAAATGACTGAATGGCAccaacacaaaagaaatatttttgcagtTGTTTTCTTTAGCCTTAGTTTGCAATATCATTTGTCCAAAGAAAGCTCGTCAAACCACAATACACTGGATGTTTTTTTCCCAGATTGACCAAGAGATATTTTGTATTTAAGATATTCACAGCCTGAGTGTGATTGGATA of the Montipora capricornis isolate CH-2021 chromosome 7, ASM3666992v2, whole genome shotgun sequence genome contains:
- the LOC138058120 gene encoding uncharacterized protein; the protein is MRVECPKKCKELGKPLIDHFFDLWHIGKKIQKLLTKLSKEKGMEAIGRWRKACVRHFYWSVTSTKAKLQSVILAKFKSFQYHILNQHTNIPERLFNKCAHGAVTTQRLWLTKSSEVYNRLCETLNNSFLLRGIKQASPIQQTSCLEGYHSVVNQFAPKMFAFSYLGILSRTILAALHFNWNLNRDRLKDAQGNAKLRVTYPKFKEGEGTVREARVKQNYGYVAKIYDILVTTSREDLDLLKDELTAQVPEPLHSLLKDKESKVEAKEKYLSRKKRETVICPPACSGTVHSQH